The following proteins come from a genomic window of Salvia hispanica cultivar TCC Black 2014 chromosome 4, UniMelb_Shisp_WGS_1.0, whole genome shotgun sequence:
- the LOC125217975 gene encoding jasmonate-induced oxygenase 2-like isoform X2 has product MGELQVIDPAFIQAPEHRPKPESVQANNVPLIDLSPLGAREPDLGTLESLVAQIGQACKDWGFFQVINHGVALHLREKMELVSKQFFAMQKDEKKKVARDEVKPLGYNPPQMKEVCQQYGAEMEKLGHKLLELIALSLGLERDRFKGFFEGGTTSFIRLNHYPPCPVPDLALGVGRHKDAGALTVLAQDEVGGLQVKRKSDGEWILVHPTPNAYIVNVGDIIQVWSNDKYESVEHRVKVNAERERFSIPYFMNPTHDTKVEPLDELLSSRNAAKYRAYCWGEFFATRKLSNFKKLDVENVQIYHFKN; this is encoded by the exons ATGGGAGAACTACAAGTGATAGATCCTGCCTTCATCCAGGCCCCGGAGCACAGGCCTAAACCGGAATCCGTGCAGGCCAACAACGTCCCGTTGATCGACCTCTCCCCGTTAGGCGCACGGGAGCCTGACCTGGGCACCCTCGAGAGTCTAGTGGCACAAATCGGCCAGGCCTGCAAGGACTGGGGGTTTTTCCAAGTGATCAACCATGGCGTGGCGTTGCATCTCAGGGAGAAGATGGAGCTCGTTTCAAAGCAATTCTTCGCTATGCAGAAAGACGAGAAGAAGAAGGTAGCGAGAGACGAGGTGAAGCCTCTGGGAT ACAATCCTCCTCAGATGAA GGAGGTGTGCCAGCAGTATGGTGCTGAGATGGAAAAACTGGGGCACAAGTTGTTAGAGCTCATAGCATTGAGCTTAGGTTTGGAGAGAGACCGGTTTAAGGGCTTCTTCGAGGGTGGGACAACCAGCTTCATCCGGCTTAACCACTACCCGCCCTGCCCGGTTCCTGATCTGGCTCTGGGGGTGGGCCGGCACAAGGATGCCGGGGCACTCACGGTTCTTGCTCAGGATGAGGTTGGAGGGTTACAGGTTAAGAGGAAAAGTGATGGGGAGTGGATTCTTGTCCATCCTACGCCTAATGCGTATATTGTCAATGTTGGTGACATAATACAG GTTTGGAGCAATGATAAGTATGAGAGTGTGGAACATAGGGTGAAGGTGAACGCGGAGAGGGAGAGGTTTTCGATTCCATATTTCATGAATCCTACTCATGATACCAAGGTGGAGCCACTGGACGAGCTGCTGAGCTCGCGGAATGCTGCAAAGTACAGAGCCTATTGTTGGGGGGAGTTTTTTGCCACAAGGAAGCTCAGTAATTTCAAG
- the LOC125220557 gene encoding uncharacterized protein LOC125220557 — protein sequence MTQQLKKGAKVNWTPECEASFQLLKEKLTTAPVLAVPAPGIGYVVYIDASKIGLGCELILNDKVIAYASRQLKPHELNYPTDDLELAIVMHLEVVRAPETVESRIATLVIEPDLRARIVEAQRSVEIKSNK from the exons ATGACTCAACAGCTCAAGAAAGGAGCTAAGGTCAATTGGACACCGGAGTGTGAGGCAAGCTTCCAGTTgttaaaagaaaagttgacCACCGCACCAGTCCTAGCCGTGCCAGCACCAGGAATAGGTTATGTGGTGTACATAGATGCATCAAAGATTGGACTCGGGTGCGAGCTGATCCTGAATGACAAGGTGATTGCATATGCATCACGCCAATTGAAGCCGCACGAGTTAAACTACCCAACAGATGACTTGGAATTGGCGATAGTG ATGCATCTGGAAGTAGTGAGAGCACCGGAGACGGTGGAAAGTAGGATTGCCACCTTGGTGATTGAACCGGACCTAAGGGCCAGAATTGTTGAGGCTCAAAGGAGTGTAGAAataaagtcaaacaaatag
- the LOC125217975 gene encoding jasmonate-induced oxygenase 2-like isoform X1: MGELQVIDPAFIQAPEHRPKPESVQANNVPLIDLSPLGAREPDLGTLESLVAQIGQACKDWGFFQVINHGVALHLREKMELVSKQFFAMQKDEKKKVARDEVKPLGYYDTEHTKNVRDWKEVFDFTLQEPMILPHDHEHREMWNQWPPHNPPQMKEVCQQYGAEMEKLGHKLLELIALSLGLERDRFKGFFEGGTTSFIRLNHYPPCPVPDLALGVGRHKDAGALTVLAQDEVGGLQVKRKSDGEWILVHPTPNAYIVNVGDIIQVWSNDKYESVEHRVKVNAERERFSIPYFMNPTHDTKVEPLDELLSSRNAAKYRAYCWGEFFATRKLSNFKKLDVENVQIYHFKN; the protein is encoded by the exons ATGGGAGAACTACAAGTGATAGATCCTGCCTTCATCCAGGCCCCGGAGCACAGGCCTAAACCGGAATCCGTGCAGGCCAACAACGTCCCGTTGATCGACCTCTCCCCGTTAGGCGCACGGGAGCCTGACCTGGGCACCCTCGAGAGTCTAGTGGCACAAATCGGCCAGGCCTGCAAGGACTGGGGGTTTTTCCAAGTGATCAACCATGGCGTGGCGTTGCATCTCAGGGAGAAGATGGAGCTCGTTTCAAAGCAATTCTTCGCTATGCAGAAAGACGAGAAGAAGAAGGTAGCGAGAGACGAGGTGAAGCCTCTGGGATACTATGACACCGAGCACACAAAAAACGTGAGAGATTGGAAGGAAGTCTTCGATTTCACACTGCAAGAGCCCATGATCTTACCGCATGATCACGAGCACAGAGAGATGTGGAATCAGTGGCCTCCTCACAATCCTCCTCAGATGAA GGAGGTGTGCCAGCAGTATGGTGCTGAGATGGAAAAACTGGGGCACAAGTTGTTAGAGCTCATAGCATTGAGCTTAGGTTTGGAGAGAGACCGGTTTAAGGGCTTCTTCGAGGGTGGGACAACCAGCTTCATCCGGCTTAACCACTACCCGCCCTGCCCGGTTCCTGATCTGGCTCTGGGGGTGGGCCGGCACAAGGATGCCGGGGCACTCACGGTTCTTGCTCAGGATGAGGTTGGAGGGTTACAGGTTAAGAGGAAAAGTGATGGGGAGTGGATTCTTGTCCATCCTACGCCTAATGCGTATATTGTCAATGTTGGTGACATAATACAG GTTTGGAGCAATGATAAGTATGAGAGTGTGGAACATAGGGTGAAGGTGAACGCGGAGAGGGAGAGGTTTTCGATTCCATATTTCATGAATCCTACTCATGATACCAAGGTGGAGCCACTGGACGAGCTGCTGAGCTCGCGGAATGCTGCAAAGTACAGAGCCTATTGTTGGGGGGAGTTTTTTGCCACAAGGAAGCTCAGTAATTTCAAG